One window of Triticum dicoccoides isolate Atlit2015 ecotype Zavitan chromosome 5A, WEW_v2.0, whole genome shotgun sequence genomic DNA carries:
- the LOC119298399 gene encoding very-long-chain aldehyde decarbonylase GL1-10-like codes for MLPYATAAEAEAALGRAMTRAEAAWLRYSAFVPDHLLYCHNVAILLILYTIAPLPLALLELRARAAPDGVAAAVMRPSTYKLQPRAQLSPAAFLRCYLDTGRVLLLTVGALSLVSYPVVKMVGIRTGLPLPSAGEVAAQMLVYLLVEDYLGYWIHRLLHTRWGYHNIHRVHHEFTAPFGYAAPYAHWAEVLILGVPAFTGPAIVPCHMTTLWLWFVLRHLEAIDIHSGFNFPFNPTKLIPFYGGADHHDYHHRVGGQSQSNFSSVFTFCDYLYGTDKGYRYHKASLEKGLLKGDNKTKLLKGV; via the exons ATGCTGCCATacgcgacggcggcggaggcggaggcggcgctgGGCCGCGCCATGACGCGCGCCGAGGCGGCCTGGCTCCGATACTCCGCGTTCGTGCCCGACCACCTGCTCTACTGCCACAACGTCGCCATCCTCCTCATCCTCTACACCATCGCGCCGCTCCCCCTCGCGCTGCTCGAGCTCCGCGCTCGCGCCGCTCCGGACGGCGTCGCCGCCGCCGTGATGAGGCCGTCCACGTACAAGCTGCAGCCGCGGGCGCAGCTCTCCCCGGCAGCGTTCCTGCGCTGCTACCTGGACACCGGCCGCGTCCTGCTCCTCACCGTCGGCGCGCTCAGCCTCGTCTCCTACCCGGTCGTCAAGATGGTCGGCATCCGGACGGGGCTGCCGCTGCCGTCGGCCGGGGAGGTGGCGGCGCAGATGTTGGTCTACCTGCTGGTGGAGGATTACCTGGGCTACTGGATCCACCGGCTGCTGCACACCAGGTGGGGCTACCACAACATCCACCGCGTCCACCACGAGTTCACGGCGCCCTTCGGATACGCCGCGCCCTACGCGCACTGGGCCGAGGTCCTCATCCTCGGCGTCCCCGCCTTCACCGGCCCCGCCATCGTGCCCTGCCACATGACCACCCTCTGGCTCTGGTTCGTCCTACGCCACCTAGAGGCCATCGACATCCACAGCGG CTTCAACTTTCCATTCAACCCGACAAAGCTTATCCCGTTCTATGGAGGGGCCGACCACCATGACTACCATCATCGTGTGGGTGGCCAGAGCCAGAGCAACTTCTCTTCTGTTTTCACCTTCTGCGACTATTTGTATGGGACGGATAAA GGCTACCGATACCATAAGGCAAGCCTAGAAAAAG GCTTGCTGAAAGGGGATAACAAGACTAAACTGCTGAAAGGTGTGTAG